Below is a window of Allomuricauda ruestringensis DSM 13258 DNA.
CATTATTTTGTTTTTTGTAGGCGCACCTTTAGGAGCTATAATTCGCAAAGGAGGATTGGGATTGCCCATGGTAGTTGCTATCATCTTATTTTTGACCTATTATTTTCTCGGTGTATTTGCCGGCAACTATGCCAAAGAAGGAAACATTCACCCTGCTATCGGAGCCTGGCTCCCAACAATGATCATGTTGCCCTTGGGCATATCGCTCACCAGACGCGCAACTGCGGATAAAGGGTTAGTAGGATTTGGTCATTTTATAGACCGTATCAAATCAATATTTAAAAAGAAAGATAAAGAAGCTGAAGATCAATGATCGCCAAGAACAAAAAAATACAACTGAACGCCATAGAAGAAGCCATTGCCGATGTTAGAGACGGTAAGGTAATTATTGTAGTGGATGATGAAAACAGGGAAAACGAAGGCGATTTTATTGCTGCTGCCGAAAAAGTTACCCCCGAAATGATAAATTTTATGGCCATGCACGGCCGAGGACTTATCTGTGCCCCCTTAACTGAAGATAGGTGCGAGGAACTAGAGTTAAATATGATGGTGCAAAACAACACCGTATTGCACCAAACCCAGTTTACTGTTTCCGTGGATTTATTGGGGTATGGATGCACAACGGGCATCTCGGTTCATGACAGGGCCAAAACCATTAGTGCCCTTGTAAACAAAGACACCAAACCTCACGAACTGGGAAAACCTGGACATATTTTCCCGCTTAGGGCAAAAAATGGAGGCGTATTAAGGCGTACTGGACACACAGAGGCTGCAATAGACTTTGCAAGATTGGCCGGTTTAGAGCCTGCAGGTATTTTGGTGGAAATTTTGAACGAGGATGGAACCATGGCACGATTGCCCCAATTGCTGGAGGTAGCCAAAAAATTTGACCTTAAAATTGTTTCCATTGAGGATTTGATCGCTTACCGCATGGAACACGATAGCCTTATAGAACTTAAAGAGGCATTTACCATAAACACCAGATTCGGAGAATTTAGACTGCGTGCATACAAACAGACGACGAACGATCAAGTTCACATTGCGTTGCTAAAAGGAAATTGGAAAAGTGGAGAACCTGTACTTACCCGTATTAATTCCACGCTAGTGAACAATGATATGCTGGGCACTTTGACCAACAATCCCGATGAAGGTTTACAGCGCATGTTCGATGCATTGAATACAGAAGAAAATAGTGCCATGATTTTTATAAATCAAGAAAATCAATCCATGAACCTATTGGGGAGATTGTCCGAATTCAAAAAGCTTCAGGAAGAGGGAATCAACAAGGCTCCAAAGATTGAAATGGACAACAAGGACTTTGGCATTGGTGCACAAATACTTCACGACATCAATATTTCCAAGATTCGGTTATTGACGAATTCTGGCCAAACCAAGCGTGTGGGCATGGTTGGTTATGGTCTTGAGATAGTGGAATATGTGAATTACTAAAAATAAGTTCAAGTAAACTACCTCGGGACAAGCCCACTCTACGAGGCATTGGCAGGAAAAAATGTTTTGATTTCGAGACAAGCCTCGGAACATTTAAATCTCGATTATCGAGTAAAAAATCAAGATTAATAAAACTAGTTCTTCTAAAATAATGATCAAAAGGATAACCCTAATCCTGCCCGCCCGGTAGACGGGCAAGTTCAGGTTCACAAAAATTGATATTATAGATGGACTTTTTTTAAAGGTTCAGGTTGAGACCAACCCTAAAATTTCGTCCTCGGGTGGTGAACCCTAATAATTCTCTGTAATCCTCATTCAACAAGTTATCTGCATTTACAAACACGTTGAGTTTGTTCTTAATCAGTTCGTGTCCAATGGAAAAATTGAGCAAGGAAAATGGTTCTAAAGCAATATCGGAGAAGGTAGCAAAATCCGTATCAAAACGTTCGCCCGTGTAAGCATAGCTTAATGAAGCGTTTGTGGTTTCACAAAACTGATACCACAGGAATACGTTGGCCTTATGTTTTGGAATACGAATGGCATTGTCCCCTTTCCTTTCCGTGAACGTATAATTGGCATTAACACTAAACTTGCTCCAAGGCAACCACGTAGCTTCCACCTCCACTCCGTTGGCATCAATTTCATCCGCAATGTTGATACTCATAAAATTGGCATCGTACCCAATGGCATTGGTTTCATTTCTATCAAAATACACCGTGCTAATTCTCAACTTTTCATTGAGCTTGAATTCAATACCCCCTTCAATCGTCGTGTTTTCCTCGGGTTCCAACTCAGAGTTACCTCCAAAAGCACCGAACAACTGTGTCAAATTAGGTGTGATGTAAGATGTGGCATAAGACCCCATCAGCTTCACATATCCATTTTCGGTATCAAACACGTAGGATGGATTCACATTGTACACAAAATGGTTTCCATATTCGGAATGATTATTCAATCTAGCACCAGCATTTAAGTTCAGTCCAAAATCTGAAACATACACCACATTGGCATAAGGGTCCACAATGGTAAAATCAACATCTTCAGTAAAAACAGCTTCATCTTTGATGTAATTTACCCCTAGAATGGTATGGAACTGCTCACCAAAAACGTATTTATTGTACAGATCCAACACCCAATTGCTTCCCTCGGTGATGCTTTCACCAAAGGTATCATTGGCCACGGATTCATAATCGGTAAACGCTGTATTTAGGTGAACCGAACCACCGCCATAATCCAACGTAGAAGATAAACCGACCCTTTGCTGTTCGTTCTCGCCCAGATTAGGTGCTTCTGCCAATGTAGCATCATACTCATTTTTAAATTTGGTCTGGTTCCCATAAACCTGGACTCCAATAGCATCAGAGAATTGATACCCAAGCTTCAAATTGGTACTGTAGTGTGAAAAAATATCTTCCTCATTCTCTGGCGTTACTGCTGCTGACAATCCACTTTTGTATCTATTGGAAAAATCCACCCCGTAGGTAAACTTGCCCAAAGTACCGTTCACATTTGCGGAATTTTGAATGCTCCCTAGATTATAATTTTGGTCATCTGCCGTTTGATTGGTACCCACGCTTGTTTCAAAATTACCTGCAATCTTCTTTTTGGAGCTCTTTTTGGTGGTGATATTGATAACCGCCGTAACCGCATTGGTACCGTAAAGCGTACTAGCAGCACCTTTAATGATCTCAATGGATTCGATGGTGTTTGGAGAAAGTAATCGAAGGTCGTACTCCGCCGAAAAAGTGGACGGATCCGATACACGAACACCATCGATAATGATCAAAACCTGACGCCCACGGCCACCACGGGCATAGACACCAAGAACATCACCGTCCCGGCCACGGCTTCCAGCAATTTCGATACCACTTTTGGTGTTGATGATTTCCGCAACCGTTCTGCCTTGGTTGCGTTGCATTTCCTCTGCAGTGATCTTGATTACCGTTTTTCCGGAGTTTTCTCTTTTCAACTCAAATTTTGAATCGCTTACAACAACCTCGTCCAGTTGCTGCACTTTAAGTGAATCTTGCTGTGCATTTTGCGCAAAAATCCCCTTACCCGCCAAAAGGGCGGTAATTAACCATAAATGATTTTTTTTCATTTCGTTTAATTGAATAAACGGGAGAATAGTATGATGTTCATACGTAAACTTTTATCCCGAAAGTTTAACATTCTTTGTTTGAATCTGGCAGGTCTCCTGGCTTGTGTTTTGTCTCCTACCTTCCCACCCATTGGGCAGTGGCTTTGAAGCAGAGACAATCGCCTACTACGTACTGACGCTCAAAAAAAACATCAGTGCCAATTCGGCACATACTTACAGTTGCGGGAACAGCTCCAGCTTTTCACTGGATTCCCTTTTAATCCCACTAAAACTTCGTGGGAACCAAAATTCGAGGCCAAAGCTAATCAATCTGTTTAATCTTTTATGCAAAAGTTTAAAATGATTTCTTCTGTCAATCTGAGCTGTCATCCTAGCACAGCCGAAGTATTCGTTTAGCATCCCAACCCACCTTTCCTTCGAGGAAATTCGTGTCATTGTGTTATTGAAAAAATAAATGAGATGTCTTCCCGAAAACTTTCGGAACGCTCGACATGACAATTTTATTATTAAAAACCGTCAGTTCGAGTTTTTTCAGAAGGAAAAAGTATCGAGAACAAGGTTAATTCATATAAAAATTCTTTTCTCGATACAATTTTTTGACCTTTGGTTCAAAAAACCACTCGAAATGACAAATTTTTCATCAAAATGTACTGCAGATTTAAATAATCTTACTTTTGACTTATGACAAAAAAACAGACGTCAATTCTTTTCT
It encodes the following:
- a CDS encoding TonB-dependent receptor plug domain-containing protein: MKKNHLWLITALLAGKGIFAQNAQQDSLKVQQLDEVVVSDSKFELKRENSGKTVIKITAEEMQRNQGRTVAEIINTKSGIEIAGSRGRDGDVLGVYARGGRGRQVLIIIDGVRVSDPSTFSAEYDLRLLSPNTIESIEIIKGAASTLYGTNAVTAVINITTKKSSKKKIAGNFETSVGTNQTADDQNYNLGSIQNSANVNGTLGKFTYGVDFSNRYKSGLSAAVTPENEEDIFSHYSTNLKLGYQFSDAIGVQVYGNQTKFKNEYDATLAEAPNLGENEQQRVGLSSTLDYGGGSVHLNTAFTDYESVANDTFGESITEGSNWVLDLYNKYVFGEQFHTILGVNYIKDEAVFTEDVDFTIVDPYANVVYVSDFGLNLNAGARLNNHSEYGNHFVYNVNPSYVFDTENGYVKLMGSYATSYITPNLTQLFGAFGGNSELEPEENTTIEGGIEFKLNEKLRISTVYFDRNETNAIGYDANFMSINIADEIDANGVEVEATWLPWSKFSVNANYTFTERKGDNAIRIPKHKANVFLWYQFCETTNASLSYAYTGERFDTDFATFSDIALEPFSLLNFSIGHELIKNKLNVFVNADNLLNEDYRELLGFTTRGRNFRVGLNLNL
- the ribB gene encoding 3,4-dihydroxy-2-butanone-4-phosphate synthase: MIAKNKKIQLNAIEEAIADVRDGKVIIVVDDENRENEGDFIAAAEKVTPEMINFMAMHGRGLICAPLTEDRCEELELNMMVQNNTVLHQTQFTVSVDLLGYGCTTGISVHDRAKTISALVNKDTKPHELGKPGHIFPLRAKNGGVLRRTGHTEAAIDFARLAGLEPAGILVEILNEDGTMARLPQLLEVAKKFDLKIVSIEDLIAYRMEHDSLIELKEAFTINTRFGEFRLRAYKQTTNDQVHIALLKGNWKSGEPVLTRINSTLVNNDMLGTLTNNPDEGLQRMFDALNTEENSAMIFINQENQSMNLLGRLSEFKKLQEEGINKAPKIEMDNKDFGIGAQILHDINISKIRLLTNSGQTKRVGMVGYGLEIVEYVNY